The Microplitis mediator isolate UGA2020A chromosome 4, iyMicMedi2.1, whole genome shotgun sequence nucleotide sequence GACGCTGGTGGTCTCACTCAGCAAATCGCTTACATCTCTACCAGCATTTCCTCGCTCCTCTTCGAGAGTTTCAAATGCCAGAGCTTGTTTCTTAGCTTTTTCTTTTCTAACAATTAAAAGCCGTCGTTTAAATTTCATGAActcttctttatttttatttatcctgAAGTAAATATCAATCGCGTGCTCATGAGAGCCGGGTTTTACGTGGGTCTCTATTAGATCAAGTCTCTTATGTGTGTGCGCGATACGCAAGGCGTCTCTCCACTCTTTACCTTCGCACAAAAGTGAGACTGCTTCCTCAATGTGCTCAAGATATGTCAGAGATATATCTGCAGCATCACGATACCTCTTGTCGTCCCGCAACTGGGTGACAAGGTCTCCGTACAGAACATTCAGTTCCCCAGGACTCATCTTCATTTTAGTGGACACTATTATGGCATCTTGCCAACTACCAGCTATTTTATGCACCTGTAGTGCACGATCTAAATTCCCGCACCGCTGAAACATCACTCCCGCCTCGCGGTACCTTTTGTTTCTCATCAAATGTTCGCCGTAATGTTTTGCTATTTCTATGTACTCTTTCTGATCTTTTGCGAACAATTTAATCGCCTTTGCGTATAAATCATAACTACAGACCATATCAAGACACTCGTCAAATTTATCAAGTCGCTTCGAAATGTGATCCAGCGCAGACTCGTACCGCCTCAAGTCCTTGTCGATTTTAAACTTGCGGTAATTTTCCTCGAGCTCCGCAAGATTGTTCAAGTATGGCAGATATTCCTTGGGATCTTTCAGTGACTTTGAGGCAACAAACTTGGCGAGCTCGAGGTCGTACATACCCAGCGCAATGTCATAGAGAACATCGACGTCGACAAGATacagtaaatatttaagagcTTCGTCTCCAGACTGCTGACGTCCCTCGGCAGTTTCttctttcattttaaattcttttatttttctcagcGCGGCTTCCAGTCCTGGCGTgtgtttatttttcacaagacaCGTCAAAATAGGTTGCACAAGATTACGCGTTCCCGATTTCCTCTCCATTATTTTACGTAACAActgacaaattttttcaactttaccCTCCTCTGGAATGTCAAACTCAGACTTGCGATTTTCATTCTCTTGTTCAGTGTAACAAGTGCTGTACAGTGTTTCTGTCACGTCTTCTTCTTGCAActcggaaataaataaatttaaccagCACGGATTTTTGATATcgtctataaatttttccgcGTTGGCAACAAATAATCGGGGATTGTGATCGTAAATAAGATTCAAATTAATGCGTTGCTTGCGCATTATGTCAAATGccataaaataattcagacAACTCAAGTGAGTCttcaaaatatgtaaattaagTGCACGTGGTTGTATAGTCTCCAGATTTCCCCGTTTCATCTGGAGAATTACTCGCGAATCTCCGGGAATCGCCGCTACCAGACTCGACGTTCGCTCCAATCGCCTCATACTCAAACCTGAAacccaaaaattaaataattaaaatttaaatcacccGCTAATTTTGTAGCcacaataaaaaacaataatttaccTCCAGTGTTACGTTCGTTCTGTCCATTTCCCCATGACTTGAGGGATAAATTAGACATCGACAGTTTACGAAATCCATCAGCATTCATGTTGACACAGACCAGCGCGTGCTGCAAAGTCGTGAGCAGAAGAAAATCCGAGTGCACACAAATACTGGTAATGTTGTTAGCAACTTCGGAGCCGTCAACGTACAGACGATTTGTACAGCCAAGCATGACGATGACATGACGTCCTTCAATTTCCACTACCTCCATCTGATCACAAGATTCCGGGATAATTATTTCTGTTGGAGATATGtcgtcttcttcttcatcCTCGTTGTATTTTAGCACTTGATTATCCACGACCAGGTAAGCTGTCTTGTCAACGTCACCTGGCGATGCCACGATATGCTGAATGTGTTGGTCTGTTGTCAATGCCTCTCTGTTATTAACCAGATCCAAATCAACATCAGTTATAATAAATCCCAGTGTCAATTAGCTGTCCCACTCATGTGTGAGCagctcaaattatttttattactgatgttgtgaattataattataactaataaaatataaaatactcaCACAATAACAATCCGTCCCTCATCAAAGCCCTCATCGAAAAATCTTAACATGGCcacacataaataaaaattatttccagcTGACATTGAGCACAAGAGGACGTCATCTCTGAACCACAGGAAATGGTGCAGCGAATAATTGTAAAGGTCATCATCAAGTAGTTCCAGATGCTCCACCACCCCTATGTCCCACCCAATTTCGTACGTCTGGACATGCTGGTACTCTAGTGGAGACTCAttctgtaaaataaattgcaagtaagtaagtaagtaacaatttgtagaatttaaattgatattaatgatGCGTTTAGTTCTCACTTCATTGTATAGACATAGCGCTAGTTTACTATTTTGCAATAACAAGAAAACTGTGTTGGAATTAACCCAACTGTCAGTGTAGTCAGAAGAACTTGGTGCAAAGATACATTCATTAATAGCGCAATCAATTTGCAGCGACTTATGACAGCTCGGTGGTGGCACGATGCCCATTTTGAACCCTGttagtaaaattttgtcgCCGTCTATAACACCAACGACACTTTTATCACCAGCGCTGGTACCGCGACTGTGATTTATCGTCCATCTGAATGAATAATTTACGAATGTATTCTTTGTCAGCACCATCAATCGTTTGTGTGCATGTGGTGCCGTACTCCAAGTGTAGTACAGCAACGGATTTTCTCTGGTGAATGGGATACTTTGTTTCAAGTACCAGtggtaattatttaccgtccaCAGTTGAAGGAACTGCTGGTTGTCATCAGCGCTTTTGCACTCGATCACAAGAATATCAGAGTCCGGACTCCACCGCAGACTTTTGACATCAAAGTCCGCGGGGCTGAATGGTAAAGTAAACTCGCGATGCTTCAACCCGTTTTTTTCAAACAGCGCAACAACATATTTGTCATCCAGCCTCTGAGTTCCTGCGATATAATTTCCTGATGGTTTCCACGCAATCATTTCCTCCAGCCGATGAGTCAGTTCGCTGGTGTACTGAAGGACACCTTTACGATtgaagattttaaataatctcgCGCCAATTTTCTCGTTAAAAAAACTCACTGCGAACAGAGAACCGTCGCCGCGCCAAGTTATCCATGACCTTTTGCTGTCTTTATCAGTCTTGGGATCGATCACAGCTTTGGCTTTAGCAGCAGCTTTGCCTTCGGAGCCGTGGAACTGAGTCTCTTTGTGTCCCCACCCGGCAGTGACGAACTGTTTCTCTCCGAAATCATCAGCCATCAGATCTACCTCTGACATTATCGACAAACTAGAGGTTGTTGTAAAAACGTGGTGGTTATTGGTCACGAGGACGAGTAACTCTTGGTCTGGACTCAGCTGCATACAATTAATGCCTTCGTCCATGACAGCGGCGACTTCGATCTCAATTTGTTCATCTAGGGAAATTTTCAACAACTTCCCGTTGCTGTAAGCGCAGTAAATTGTTTCATTGTCACTCCAGTACTCCATTCCAAATGGTTTAGCTTCGGGATCATCATTGATACCTTTCGTACTCAGTGACGTCATTGATTCTAAGGTGTTACTGATTATGTAGAAATGACTTCCATCGATAATAAATAGAGTGTCATTGCGTGGATCAACGCAGTATGAAACATCACCAGGTACCCAGGTTCCAGATGATTTACTTATCGGAACTTTTCCTTGTTTTCTCTCTTGATCAGCCTCTTCCAGCTGACGTATTTGGAGGTTTATTAAAGTATCTCGGAAATCTCCGATAGTATGGCCGCTGATTGTCAAGTTCCTCATGTCTGCTTCATGtagtttacaaaaatatttaaactaaaaaaaaaaaatgatcctgaagttgacagacaattagaaattttcggattttttttctcaagtaaattaaaaaaaaaaaaataaaataaaaaaatacacatgtaggaaattaaaaaaactacaggtgcaattttttgaatatttttttttttttataatttgacgttttttaaagaatataaaaattagtagacgtCAGCTGACTGTGAGTGTAATGCAGCAGAAGagatcattttaaaattacaaataaacgaattgaaaatgaaaaaataaaaaaaaataaaaaatgcacatgctgattttgaaattctacaatagtatattacatacctaggccagtaaaataagaaaagtctcagagcacatgtaattgttggccgaggcgaagccgaggctgacaaacatgtggtctgaggctttcttttttactggccaaggtgcgtatactatttttctgctcgacgaagccggaaagttgcaacttcgtttagggcagcggcccgaaagttgccactttccggccggagggcagaaaatgcattttttaaattttcattcgatttacattttattcacttgtttcaaaattttttaaactgacaGCTGTCAGCTGCATTCAAACTCACCGGCAAACTagtgtcaaaaaaaatgtataatttaaaaaaaaatgattaaaataaaataaacaatgaatTACACTAATAACTTactgttaaaaaattgtttttatatttttatttacatcaatAGGTTATAAAAAAGTAGTCCCGCACGTGGAGGCGGGTAAGAACGAAacctttaaaaattcaaataaaatttatcagcaGCAGCGACAAAATGGCCGGTTAGTGAAACATAAATATCACCTTTTATTCTTCATCTCTGTTTTTATCAGCTCTCTATTCtttttattaagtttttatttaattgagcATTGAAGAGACAAAACCCAGACCCATATCCAGACACAAAAGACAACTACAGGATGATAGTTTGCAGTGAATAGATCTgctgatttttttgttattttttatttcggttaataatctaaatttattattattattattgttattattattattaattataaataataaatctagtCGTAACAATGGCAACTGCAGTCGATGAACAAATTTCAGTTGATCTACCAGACGATAAAGAACATCTGTAAgtaatacattttatttattattcatcacTCATCCatcgtaaattataaataatccaACCTCTATTCCAGTGGATCCACTGCTACCTTTTGCGCCCTGcacaataattcaaatatttcatttttaattcataactttacttaatttatattttttacgtttcaGATACGAGCCTGTTACTTATAATTGGGTAGACATTACTTCTGAATTCTTTGATGCCATTAAAAGTAAGTGACTCTATTGttgttacgtttttttttcaatgtcatgATGTCCAATTActtgaatattcaaattaagCTGGCGGGTATTTTTACTAGACGAGTAGGCAAAGGGTCCAGTATCTAGTCACTGCATGGGTTTTTAACAGAAATATGAAATGTAGACATCCAGGTACATAAAGTCATTGGACACTGGTCCCTGATTGGCTGCTAAGTCTTTTATTTACGATCCTGAAATTAACGAAGATCCTGAACTGagcagctaaaaatttttgaatttttattttggcaattcaataaaaaaaaaaaaataaaataaaaatatgcacatgtagaaaatttaaaaaactacaggtgcaattttttaaaatatttttattttcaaatttaccgtttttaaaaacattcaaaaagtATTAGACGTATGatagttagcagacatttgaaattaaaaaatttttttttttaacagattaataatggaaaaaaaatatttctgaaaaaatgcacatgtcggaaatttcataaactatatgtgcaatttttcaaaatattttttttaacatttatttttttgttaaaaagaatctaaaaatttttaaatgtccgctaactttattgtcatttaGACGTCGCTTATTTCAGTGTCATAATTAacagacagttaaaaattttcggatctgttttttaaaaaata carries:
- the LOC130666858 gene encoding putative elongator complex protein 1; the protein is MRNLTISGHTIGDFRDTLINLQIRQLEEADQERKQGKVPISKSSGTWVPGDVSYCVDPRNDTLFIIDGSHFYIISNTLESMTSLSTKGINDDPEAKPFGMEYWSDNETIYCAYSNGKLLKISLDEQIEIEVAAVMDEGINCMQLSPDQELLVLVTNNHHVFTTTSSLSIMSEVDLMADDFGEKQFVTAGWGHKETQFHGSEGKAAAKAKAVIDPKTDKDSKRSWITWRGDGSLFAVSFFNEKIGARLFKIFNRKGVLQYTSELTHRLEEMIAWKPSGNYIAGTQRLDDKYVVALFEKNGLKHREFTLPFSPADFDVKSLRWSPDSDILVIECKSADDNQQFLQLWTVNNYHWYLKQSIPFTRENPLLYYTWSTAPHAHKRLMVLTKNTFVNYSFRWTINHSRGTSAGDKSVVGVIDGDKILLTGFKMGIVPPPSCHKSLQIDCAINECIFAPSSSDYTDSWVNSNTVFLLLQNSKLALCLYNENESPLEYQHVQTYEIGWDIGVVEHLELLDDDLYNYSLHHFLWFRDDVLLCSMSAGNNFYLCVAMLRFFDEGFDEGRIVIVEALTTDQHIQHIVASPGDVDKTAYLVVDNQVLKYNEDEEEDDISPTEIIIPESCDQMEVVEIEGRHVIVMLGCTNRLYVDGSEVANNITSICVHSDFLLLTTLQHALVCVNMNADGFRKLSMSNLSLKSWGNGQNERNTGGLSMRRLERTSSLVAAIPGDSRVILQMKRGNLETIQPRALNLHILKTHLSCLNYFMAFDIMRKQRINLNLIYDHNPRLFVANAEKFIDDIKNPCWLNLFISELQEEDVTETLYSTCYTEQENENRKSEFDIPEEGKVEKICQLLRKIMERKSGTRNLVQPILTCLVKNKHTPGLEAALRKIKEFKMKEETAEGRQQSGDEALKYLLYLVDVDVLYDIALGMYDLELAKFVASKSLKDPKEYLPYLNNLAELEENYRKFKIDKDLRRYESALDHISKRLDKFDECLDMVCSYDLYAKAIKLFAKDQKEYIEIAKHYGEHLMRNKRYREAGVMFQRCGNLDRALQVHKIAGSWQDAIIVSTKMKMSPGELNVLYGDLVTQLRDDKRYRDAADISLTYLEHIEEAVSLLCEGKEWRDALRIAHTHKRLDLIETHVKPGSHEHAIDIYFRINKNKEEFMKFKRRLLIVRKEKAKKQALAFETLEEERGNAGRDVSDLLSETTSVAGSTVSASSRSSRSSARSYRSGKNKRKHERKILDIKEGSAYEDLGLVRALHIIITNTYAQRDEVNAVNRVLLHLFLDELAEKLQNALMDMITLIEKSKHEIWVKNVDPGSDDDPFKSQQNLLEPKFTYPPDAGSSQWILDIFPQSIKNITL